The following proteins are encoded in a genomic region of Vibrio spartinae:
- a CDS encoding substrate-binding periplasmic protein: MYVDENGELRGLKNGGRRAFNVELVREMMLLVKHPVQFQVMPFKRGQIELKKKRKALFNIARTKLREKLYKWVGPLQVDNVYFYESVHQTPLITDFEQAKEVPRICVLRGTSQYENLLAQGFKNVYDVNAWSACLKMLTIDRVDLVPVSDSLIRTMMSQAEVTYEQIRKTSVLVQKNAGYIAFSKDHSDDEIDKWQQALDELKRSGKYDELVHFYLHE, encoded by the coding sequence GTGTATGTTGACGAAAATGGTGAATTGCGCGGTCTAAAGAATGGTGGCAGACGAGCTTTTAATGTGGAGCTTGTCCGTGAAATGATGCTTCTCGTCAAGCATCCCGTTCAATTTCAGGTCATGCCATTCAAACGTGGACAGATTGAACTCAAGAAGAAAAGAAAGGCTCTATTTAACATCGCAAGAACCAAGCTAAGAGAGAAATTGTATAAGTGGGTTGGCCCGCTTCAAGTTGATAATGTCTATTTCTATGAATCGGTTCATCAAACACCCCTTATCACAGACTTTGAGCAAGCTAAAGAGGTTCCGCGGATCTGCGTTCTTCGGGGAACTTCACAGTACGAAAACCTGCTCGCACAAGGATTTAAGAACGTCTATGACGTCAATGCCTGGAGTGCTTGCCTAAAAATGCTGACAATTGATCGAGTAGACTTAGTGCCTGTCAGTGATTCCTTAATCAGGACAATGATGAGTCAGGCAGAGGTCACCTATGAGCAGATTCGGAAAACATCGGTTTTGGTTCAAAAGAACGCTGGATATATCGCTTTTTCAAAAGACCACTCAGATGATGAGATTGATAAATGGCAACAAGCCTTAGATGAATTGAAACGCTCCGGCAAGTATGATGAACTCGTTCACTTCTATCTACACGAATAG
- a CDS encoding LysR family transcriptional regulator produces MNVRWLKDFITLADCQKFSLAAQLNASSQAAFSRRIQQLEQHLSVELFDRSRTPVKLTPEGKRLYPIAAEMVQMAERCEEMVANKPNPMVFASLHTLACNFFPQWFTQILSYMETPLVSSIDSGVRSVTGYQAALQSQRADCLLFYQSNQATRYFESDEFDVLKLADDALVWVCGALFPLESLEDASIPHLTYAPSSQLLELSLPLFNATPQAKKLSVVFQSTISESLLPMAIHGNGVACIPYSVAREYIDDGRLIHIWPEYSEPLEIVLVRLTDSKSPHPYINELFEHAKTIAEQGGK; encoded by the coding sequence ATGAATGTTCGCTGGTTGAAGGACTTTATCACGTTGGCCGATTGCCAAAAATTTTCATTGGCAGCTCAGTTAAATGCGTCTTCTCAAGCCGCGTTTAGTCGCAGAATTCAGCAGCTAGAACAGCATCTTAGTGTTGAGCTGTTTGATCGAAGCCGGACACCGGTCAAACTAACGCCCGAAGGGAAGCGGCTTTATCCCATCGCCGCAGAAATGGTGCAAATGGCAGAACGTTGTGAAGAGATGGTTGCCAATAAGCCGAACCCGATGGTCTTTGCATCTTTGCATACTTTGGCTTGTAACTTTTTCCCGCAGTGGTTTACACAAATACTGAGTTACATGGAGACCCCGCTGGTCAGTAGTATCGATTCCGGTGTGCGTTCAGTGACGGGGTATCAGGCTGCGTTGCAATCTCAAAGAGCGGATTGTTTACTGTTTTATCAAAGCAACCAAGCGACACGCTATTTTGAATCGGATGAATTCGACGTATTAAAATTGGCGGATGATGCGCTGGTCTGGGTTTGTGGGGCTTTGTTTCCGCTCGAATCCCTAGAGGACGCATCGATTCCACATTTGACGTATGCACCGTCTTCTCAGCTTTTGGAGCTGTCTTTGCCGCTGTTTAACGCCACACCGCAAGCGAAAAAACTCTCGGTTGTTTTTCAATCCACAATTTCTGAATCTTTGTTGCCGATGGCGATACACGGCAACGGCGTGGCTTGTATTCCGTATTCTGTTGCCCGGGAATACATCGATGACGGCCGACTGATACATATTTGGCCGGAATATAGCGAACCACTGGAAATAGTGCTTGTTCGGCTGACCGATTCCAAAAGCCCGCATCCTTACATCAATGAGCTATTTGAACATGCCAAAACGATCGCTGAGCAAGGTGGGAAATGA
- a CDS encoding amino acid ABC transporter substrate-binding protein produces MRLRSIAVIAYGLISVGFSAGSYANLKDDVIQRGTLKCGVSSDKMGFSYINDQGKWSGMDVDYCRAVAAAVLGDPKKVEYITTTSKNRFTSLASGEIDILSRSTTWTVSRDAKLGADFTTVWFYDGQGFMTRKSLGIKSAAELNGATFCLSPGTTSEHNLADYFGARGLTYRSVVFEKTEELYAAYQKGRCDALTNDITGLAARRTLFKDPTKHVILPEVISKEPLGPYVKQGDDEWRDIVTMVGNALIEAEELNVTQQNAAKLAKSSPKSVVKRLLGTEGSLGTDLGLKQDWALQAIQATGNYGEIFARHVGVNSPLKFERGANALYTNGGLMYSPPFR; encoded by the coding sequence ATGAGACTAAGGTCAATAGCAGTTATTGCATATGGTTTAATTTCAGTTGGTTTTTCAGCTGGTAGTTATGCAAATCTTAAAGACGATGTTATTCAACGAGGCACACTAAAATGTGGTGTTTCAAGTGACAAAATGGGCTTCTCATACATCAATGACCAAGGTAAATGGTCAGGTATGGATGTGGATTACTGCCGTGCGGTCGCAGCGGCTGTGTTAGGTGACCCGAAAAAAGTTGAATACATTACCACGACTTCAAAAAACCGCTTCACATCGCTGGCTTCTGGCGAAATCGATATCCTTTCTCGTTCGACAACCTGGACCGTCTCTCGCGATGCCAAACTGGGCGCAGACTTCACCACAGTCTGGTTTTACGACGGTCAAGGTTTCATGACCCGTAAATCCCTCGGGATTAAATCGGCTGCGGAGTTGAATGGCGCAACGTTTTGTCTGTCTCCGGGGACGACGTCTGAGCATAATCTGGCAGACTACTTCGGTGCTAGAGGGCTGACTTATCGTTCCGTTGTATTTGAAAAGACAGAAGAGCTGTACGCGGCATACCAAAAAGGCCGTTGTGATGCACTCACTAACGATATCACGGGCTTAGCCGCGCGCCGGACCCTATTCAAAGACCCCACCAAACATGTCATTCTCCCTGAAGTGATTTCAAAAGAACCGCTGGGGCCTTACGTCAAACAAGGCGATGACGAATGGCGCGACATTGTCACCATGGTCGGTAACGCGCTTATCGAAGCAGAAGAGTTAAATGTCACACAGCAAAATGCCGCCAAGCTGGCGAAGTCGTCGCCCAAGTCTGTGGTCAAACGCCTGCTCGGTACGGAAGGTAGCCTTGGTACCGATTTAGGTCTCAAACAAGACTGGGCACTGCAAGCGATTCAAGCAACAGGAAACTACGGTGAAATTTTTGCACGCCATGTCGGTGTCAATTCACCCCTGAAATTTGAACGTGGTGCGAATGCGCTGTACACCAATGGCGGTTTAATGTACTCCCCTCCTTTCCGTTAA
- a CDS encoding amino acid ABC transporter permease, translated as MKLTKGTLIDWGQQALLLITVMLLFWYLGTNASENIAKLGITTGFDFLDERAGYDISFSLIDYNHNDTYLKAYYVGVANTLLVSFLSIILATVIGFIIGVGRVSNNWMVSRLCRSYVEFVRNVPLVVQLVWWYAIFLSLPAVRNSIQLGDNIYLSNRGLAIPHLSFSGWGGYIFLALLASCCVAFCYRKMVIKKVQWVGFNPVLWPRLLAIVVSLPLLMVLMTLISGKVDYSTPALTGFNFQGGMIVIPELVALWIALSVYSASYIAEIVRGCIQSVAKGQHEAGKALGFNDSAIMWKLIVPQAIYPMVPQITSVYLNIIKNSSLGVVIGFMELVSSTGGTTLNNTGQAIECILIVMGTYCVFSLVTSLLMNWYNSHVAVGRK; from the coding sequence ATGAAATTGACCAAAGGAACCTTGATAGACTGGGGCCAGCAAGCCTTACTCTTAATCACGGTGATGCTCTTATTTTGGTACTTAGGTACAAACGCTTCTGAAAATATAGCCAAACTCGGCATTACCACTGGCTTTGATTTTCTTGATGAACGTGCGGGTTATGACATCTCGTTTAGCCTGATTGATTACAACCACAATGATACCTACTTAAAAGCCTACTATGTCGGGGTTGCCAACACACTGCTTGTGTCATTTTTAAGCATCATTCTGGCGACCGTTATTGGCTTTATTATCGGTGTCGGTCGCGTATCGAACAACTGGATGGTCAGTCGCCTGTGTCGTTCATATGTGGAATTTGTCCGCAATGTACCTCTCGTGGTTCAGCTCGTTTGGTGGTATGCCATATTTCTAAGCTTACCGGCGGTTCGTAACAGTATTCAACTCGGCGATAATATCTACCTTTCTAACCGTGGCTTGGCGATACCTCACTTATCATTCTCTGGCTGGGGAGGATATATTTTCCTCGCGCTGCTAGCCTCGTGTTGTGTGGCCTTTTGCTATCGAAAAATGGTGATCAAAAAGGTTCAGTGGGTCGGATTTAACCCAGTGTTGTGGCCTCGGTTACTCGCTATCGTTGTGTCGCTCCCCTTGTTGATGGTTCTCATGACTTTAATCTCAGGAAAGGTCGATTACAGCACGCCAGCACTGACCGGATTTAATTTTCAGGGCGGAATGATTGTGATTCCGGAGCTGGTCGCGTTGTGGATTGCACTCTCGGTTTACAGTGCGAGTTACATTGCGGAAATCGTTCGTGGTTGTATTCAGTCAGTCGCCAAAGGTCAGCATGAAGCAGGCAAAGCACTTGGATTTAACGATTCAGCCATCATGTGGAAATTGATTGTGCCACAAGCCATTTATCCGATGGTGCCTCAAATCACCAGTGTCTACCTGAACATCATTAAGAACTCATCATTGGGTGTCGTCATCGGCTTCATGGAACTGGTCTCTTCTACCGGCGGTACCACCTTAAACAATACCGGTCAGGCCATTGAATGCATTCTCATTGTCATGGGAACGTATTGTGTATTTAGTCTGGTGACCAGCTTGTTGATGAACTGGTACAACTCACACGTTGCGGTAGGGAGGAAATAA